In Bacteroidales bacterium, the genomic window CGTCATCCAATAATACATTTATTGGCTCTTGTGCAGGGTTAAATAATGCAACAGGCACTGGTAATACTTTTGTGGGTTATGCAGCTGGTTTTTATAATACTACCGGCAAAAGCAACTCCGCCTTGGGCGATAGTGCGTTGGCATTAAACACCACGGGGATTTATAATACGGCCTCAGGATTATGCGCTCTTTTTTCAAATACTACGGGTAGTTATAATACCGCCACAGGAACCGGCGCTCTTTTTTCAAATACAACAGCTAATTCAAATACTGCTTTTGGGTTACAATCTCTGTACAATAATACAACAGGATACCAAAACACAGCTCAAGGGAATCAGTCACTTTATTCAAATACAACAGGATATAAAAATACAGCTAATGGGAATCAGGCTCTTTATAACAATACTACGGCAAATGGTAATACCGCTTTAGGATTTCAGGCTCTTTACAGCAATACAACCGGCGGCACTGGCGCATCTACAGGGGCAAATGTTGCTGTGGGGTATAAAGCGCTTTATGGCAACACTGAGGGAATCAGTAACTGCGCTACAGGCGAACGCACCCTTTTAGCAAATACCACCGGAAACTATAATACAGCTTTTGGAAGCAATGCGGGTACTGCTAATGCTACCTGCAACTATAGTACATTTATAGGATACGGAGCCGACGCCAACGGCAATTACACCAATGCCACAGCTATTGGAAATGGAGCACTTGCTCTTGGAAATAATACTATATATCTTGGTAATGGAACTATCACTGCAGTCGTTTCAGCTGTGGGATCTTGGTCAGATGGTCGTTTTAAATTTAATATAAATGATAGCGTAAAAGGCTTGGATTTTATTAATAAGCTA contains:
- a CDS encoding tail fiber domain-containing protein, which codes for SSNNTFIGSCAGLNNATGTGNTFVGYAAGFYNTTGKSNSALGDSALALNTTGIYNTASGLCALFSNTTGSYNTATGTGALFSNTTANSNTAFGLQSLYNNTTGYQNTAQGNQSLYSNTTGYKNTANGNQALYNNTTANGNTALGFQALYSNTTGGTGASTGANVAVGYKALYGNTEGISNCATGERTLLANTTGNYNTAFGSNAGTANATCNYSTFIGYGADANGNYTNATAIGNGALALGNNTIYLGNGTITAVVSAVGSWSDGRFKFNINDSVKGLDFINKLRPVTYQMNTKALDDFIIQNMPDSVKTMHQIGMDFVPSTDIIHSGFIAQQVDSAAQACGFISSIVHTPANGMDVYTLNYAEIVVPLVKAVQELSNKVDSLIALTNVPGGVKSMNNTGNNDSENNMQNIKLSLPEAAILGNAQPNPNNGGTQISYFLPNDISDGKIVFFDILGKVIKEIIIQSGYGLLNIDMQDLPNGIYNYSLIVNGNIIDSKKIIRSK